The window TTTGAAGAAATTCCGTTTATGACCATTAATGAACTATCAGCTGAGACATTTGTATCCAAAACAGTCATTATCAATCTTTCACAGAAGATGGGACTTGATGGCTTTAAAGAGATGAAATACGCGATTAGTTTAGAAATGAAAAATAAACGAATGATAAAACGCACTGAGTCAACCTCACCCAAGAAAAAGTTAGAAAGTACTATTCAAAAAACGTTTTCAATTGTTAATGAAGAAGATATTTTAACAAGTGCCAAGTTGCTATTAAAGGCTAAAAATATTTTTATTATGGCACGGGGGACGAGTAAGTCTTGTGGCTATTATCTAGAACACTTACTTTTTTCAATTGGTATTCATTGTTTTTTTATTAATGATTATAATCATTCAGAATCATTTACTCGTTTAGTAGATGAAGATGACGTTGTGATATTGCTTTCATTGTCAGGATCGACAAAGAAAATACTAGAAACAGCAAAATTAGTTCATTTAAAGCATGCGAATATTATTAGTTTAACATCTTTCCAAGCAAACGAATTAAGTGAGTATGCAACGCTTGAATTGTTCTGTCATGCAGATCAATCAGATACTAAGTTAGATGATGCTAATTCAAGAATTGGTTTTTTTATCTTAATTGATTTATTAATAAATACATTAAACAACATTAAAAAGTAGATGGAAGGTTGATAAAAAATGGGATTAAGAGAAGATGCATTGAAATTACACGAGGAACACAAAGGAAAAATTAGTGTTGAAAGTAAATTACGAGTAACAAATAATGAAGAATTATCACTTGCATACTCACCAGGTGTTGCGGAACCTTGTAAAGAGATTGAAGCTAATCCTGATGATAGCTATCGTTATACGTCAAGAGGTAACCTTGTAGCCGTTATTTCTGATGGAACGGCAGTTTTAGGTTTAGGCGATATAGGACCAGCCGCTGCTATGCCTGTCATGGAAGGTAAATCAATTTTATTTAAAGAATTTGCAGGGATTGACTCAATTCCTTTAGTGGTAAATGAAACAGATACTGATAAACTGATTGAAATTATTCAATCACTAGAATATAGTTTTGGTGGCATTAATTTAGAAGATATTTCTTCACCTAGATGTTTTGAAATCGAGCGTCGGTTAAAAGACGTGATGTCTATTCCAGTTTTTCATGATGATCAACATGGAACGGCAATAGTTGTTGCTTCAGGATTAATCAATAGTTTAAAATTAGTGAACAAAAAAATGGAAGATATTAAAGTGGTGTTAAATGGTCCAGGTGCTGCTGGAACGGCTATTATCAAGTTATTGCAAGATTTTGGGGTTCGCAATATTGTTGCAGTGGATCGTCAAGGAATTTTAGAGCCAAGTAGAGAAGGTTTAAATCCTCACAAACAGGAGCTAGCTAATACAACCAATCCAGAAAAATTATCGGGAGATTTAGCTGTCGCAGTTAATGGGGCAGATGTATTTGTCGGTGTTTCTGTAGCGGGTGCTTTAACACCAGAGATGGTTGAAACCATGGCAGAAGATCCTATAGTTTTTGCTTTAGCTAATCCAGTGCCAGAGATTATGTACGATATCGCTATTGAGCATGGAGTGAAAGTAATGGGAACAGGCCGTTCAGATTTCCCTAACCAAATCAATAATGTTTTAGCTTTCCCAGGTATTTTTAAAGGGGCTTTATCGGTTAGAGCGACACAAATCAATGAACAAATGAAGATGGCAGCAGCTAAAGCGATTGCGTCATTAATTAGTGAAGAGGAATTAACTGCTGAATATGTGATACCAAATCCGTTTGATAAACGAGTGGCAGAGGCAGTAGCTAATGCAGTAGCCAAAACAGCTATTGAAACAGGTGTAGCTAGAATAAACTAAAGACCGAGGTGCGTAAAAAATGTATCGTATTGAAAAAGATTCACTTGGTGAAGTGAAAGTTGATAGTGAGAAGAAATGGGGCGCTCAAACACAAAGAAGTTTAGAAAATTTTGTGATTGGTCATAATATTATCCCATTAGAAGTCATTTATGGACTAGTAGAGATTAAACGCTCAGCAGCAATCGTTAATCATAAATTGGGTAAATTATCTGATGATAAAAGTAAGGCGATTATCACAGCATGTGATGAGATTTTAAATGGTCGCTACGATGATCAATTCCCTTTAAAAATATTTCAAACGGGTAGTGGCACACAATCAAATATGAATGTTAATGAAGTGATTGCCCACTTGTGTAATGAGCAAACGCCGGGACTTATTCATCCCAATGATGATGTTAACATGTCGCAAAGTTCTAATGATACGTTCCCAACGGCTATGCATATTGCAGGCTATCAAGCGATTGTGTCAAAATTATTACCTGAATTAGCAAAATGGGTAGAAGAATTAGCGATTCTAGAGAAAAATAATCAACACGTGATAAAAATTGGTCGAACTCATTTACAAGACGCCACACCGTTAACGTTTGGTCAAGAAATAAGTGGTTGGCGTGTAATGATTGAAAAAGCACAAGAATTTGTTATGTTAGGATTAGAAGCAATTCGTCATCTAACAATCGGGGGTACAGCCGTTGGTACTGGATTGAATGCGCCTAAAGGGTTTGATCAATTAATGTGTGAAGAAATTAGTACACATACTGAGTTACCTTTTACATCAGAAGAAAATAAATTTTATGGCTTAACGAGTCATAGTGAATTATCTTTTGTTCACGGTGCGCTACGTGCATTATCAGGAGATTTGATGAAAATCGCTAACGACATTCGTTGGTTAGCAAGTGGTCCTCGTTCAGGCTTAGGAGAAATTACGATTCCCTCTAATGAACCTGGAAGTTCTATTATGCCTGGAAAAGTCAATCCGACACAAGCAGAAGCCTTAACGATGGTTGTCTGTCAAGTAATGGGAAATGATACGACCATTCAATTCGCAAGTAGTCAAGGTAACTTTGAATTAAATGTTTATAAACCTGTTATTATTTCGAACTTTCTAGAATCGGTTAATTTATTAAGTGATGCTATGCGTTCGTTTAGATTAAATTGTTTAAACGGTATGGAAGCAAATGAAGCAGCCATGGAGCAAGGAATGAAAAATTCGTTAATGCTAGTTACCGCTTTAAATCCACATATCGGCTATGAGAAAGCAGCAAAAGTAGCAAAATATGCACATGAAAATCAAACGACACTGGAAACAGCGATTATCACGTTAGGATTTGCAACGAAAGAAGAATTTGATGAATGGTTAAAACCAGAAGAAATGATTTAAATCTATGAAATTATAGAGGGAAGAACGTCTGTTGTTCTTCCCATTTTGTTATATATTAGATTAATTTAATATAATGGGGCGGGGGTGACGTGCTAAACGTGAGAACAAAAAGAGATAGTTATTTTGACAATGCCAAGTTTATTTTGATTATATTGGTGGTCTTTACTCATTTTTTTATGGGCATGACAGAAAAAAGAGGAATCTATGAGGATATCTATTATTTACTGTTTACCATTCATATGCCCACATTTATTTTGATTTCAGGTTTTTTTTCGAAAAACATATTCAAGGATAAAAAATGCTTGAAGAAAAGTATTCATTTTTTATGGTTGTATGTGTTATTTCAAGTATTATATACAATTTTTTATTTTATTACGGGGATAGATCATTCTTTTCATTTATCCTTTTTAGTACCAGAATGGAGTTTATGGTTTCTATTGTCTATGAGTTTTTGGTACATAGGTTTATTTGTTCTGAAAAAAGTACCACCGTATCTAGCAATAACTGTTAGTTTATTATTAGCCATTTTAGTAGGTTATTTGCCTGAAGTAGGAAGAGAATTATCATTACAGCGTGCATTTGTTTTTTTTCCGTATTTTTTAATAGGGTTTCATTTGCCTAAACAATTTTTTGAAGTTTTTCAATCGAAAAAGATGAAATATGTTGGAGGAGTGGCCCTTATTATCTTGTTATTTTATGTTGTAGCCATTGATGGTGCGAATAAATATTGGTTTTTTGGTTCTAAGGCATACGATGATTTTATGGATTTACCAGAATTTGGCGCATTGATTCGTCTACTCTTTTACTGTTTAAGTGTGATCGGAGTTTGTGGATTTTTAAGTTTAGTCCCGACAAAGCGTCAGTGGTATACTGATTACGGAAAAAACACGTTAATTGTCTATTTATTTCATGGCTTTATTGTGAAACTGCTTAGACAGTACATCCCATTTGAATCGCTAAGTTTCATTCCCTCGATTATTATCTTTTCCTTTTCGGCGTTATTTATTTCAACTTTACTAGCAACAAATAGTATTAAACGAGCAACTAATTGGATAATTACCTTGTTCTAATAACCTTTGTTAACTAGTAAACTTTCATATTTCAAGACATTTAATTAGTTATATTAATAAATGAAGTGATAAAATTATTCTATAAAGTTTAGAAAGGGTGTTATATTATGTCAGGACTTATTTGGAATATTTTATCTACAATTATTGGAGGAGCTATCGGGGGAGGAACTAAAAAAGTTGCTAAAAATATCCCAGCTTCAGGAACAGCTAATACAGCAGTTGGAGCTATCGGTGGTTTAATCGCTAGTTTATTACAAAGCGGAAATGTTGATGTAATGAGTTTATTATCAACAGTAATCGGTGGTGCAGGAGCTCCTGCAATTTTAAACATTTTATTAAAAGTTTTAGCTAGCAAAAAATAATAGCTAAATCAAAAAGCCTGTTTCCTAATTAAGGAAGCAGGCTTTTTTTGACTAATCATTCATTAATGCTATCTTATCGAAAGCTTTTTTAAGTACATTTACCGGTTGGGTCGCAGCGATTCTGATATAATTTTCACCTGCTGATCCAAATGCAATACCAGGAATGACTAATACGTGCTGTTCGACTAATAGTTTTTTTGCAAAGGTTAGGGAATCAAGTCCCGTTTGACTAATATTGATAAATGCGTACATACTTCCTTTAGTAGGGATCATGGATAAGAACGGAATACGACTTACTTCTTGATTAATCAATTGAATGCGTTCTTCAAAGACTTTTTTTGTTTCTGCCATTAAGGAAGTCGCATGAGTAAGTGCATAGATACCTGCTTGTTGTGAAATAGATGGAGCAGAATAAGCCACGTTTTCGTTTAATAAACCAATCGCTTCAATGATATATTCAGGTGCTATGACGTAACCTAAACGCCATCCAGTCATGGCAAATGATTTTGAGAAGCTTCCAAATGTTAGTGTATGATCAGGTGCGAATTGAGCCATAGGATAGAATGTCTCCCGATAACAAAAGGCTTCATAGACTTCATCAGATAGAATATAAACGTTATGCTTTTGGGCTAACGTTGCAATGCCTTTCAACGTTTCTTTGCTAAAAATAGCCCCTGTTGGATTATTCGGTGTATTAATGATTATCGCTTTGGTTTGAGGTGTAATGGCTTGTTCTAATAACGTCAAATTAAGTTCAAAGCCATCCTCTTCAAACGTCGGAATGATAATAGGAATACCACCTGCGGCAATGACTTGTTCTTTGTAAGGAGAGAAGTAGGGGTCGTGTAAAATGACTTCATCACCAGGATTGATGAGGACTTGTAAAGCCAGGTACATTCCGTGTAAGGCCCCAACGCTAGCAAAGACTTGATTCGCTTCAAAGGATAAGTGATAGTTTCTAACGTAATAATCTTGAATCGCTGTGATTAATTCTGGACTACCGTTTGCGGCAGTATAATGTGTATGTCCATTTTTGGCATCTTGAAAGGCTTGTTCAATAATAGCTGAGGGCGTGGTGATATCTGGATCTCCTATTGATAAATCAATGATATTAGGGGTTGTAGCTGCTAAGTCAGCAAACTGCATGAATAAATTATCAGGTGTTTCTTGATAATAATGATTTAATAAAAGTCTGTTCATCTTGATTCACTCCTTTATAAATAATAGATTGTGACAAAAGCGTTTATTTAGCATTAAGAGCTATGACAAACTTTTGTCATAGCTCCTTTTAATTTTTTATAAAACTTTTCCTAAGAAATCTTGCGTACGTTCATTGGTTGGTGCCGTAAAAATTTGTTCAGGTGTTCCTTCTTCTTGAATATAGCCATCAGCCATGAAGATTACACGGTCAGCTACTTCACGAGCAAAGCCCATTTCATGTGTCACAATCACCATAGTCATCCCATCTTGTGCTAATGATTGCATAACACCCAATACCTCGCCAACCATTTCAGGATCAAGTGCTGAAGTTGGTTCATCAAATAGCATCACATCAGGTTTCATTGCTAATGCACGTGCAATAGCAACCCGTTGCTTTTGACCGCCTGATAGGGAAGCTGGGTAAGCATTAGCTTTATCGGCTAGGCCAACTTTTTCTAATAATTCCAAAGCCGTTTGTTTAGCAACATCAGGTTTTTCTTTTTTTACTTGAATCGGACTAATCGTAATGTTTTCTAGCACTGTTTTATGAGGGAATAAATTAAAGTTTTGGAAAACCATTCCCATTTTTTCACGAATTTTATTAATATCAACGTTTTTATCAGTAATATTTTGTCCTTCAAAAGTTATGGTGCCTTGCGTAGGTGTTTCTAGTAAATTTAAACAACGTAGAAAGGTACTTTTACCACTCCCAGAAGGACCAATTACAACGACGACTTCTCCTTGTTTGATGTTGGCGTCGATGCCTTTTAAGACTTCGTTTTGACCAAATGATTTATGTAAATTTTTAATATTAAGCATTATTCATTTTCCTTTCTGCTACACCTAATAATCTAGATAGAGTAAATGTTAAGAAGAAGTAAATTAACGAGGCAATCACTATTGGTAAGAATGGTTTAAAACTTGCACCTTGCACAACCCCTGATTGGAACATTAACTCTGACACCCCAATAACTGATACTACTGAAGATTCTTTAATAACAGTTACAAACTCATTTCCTAAAGCAGGTAAGATGTTTTTAATCGCTTGAGGTAGAACAATATGTCGTAATGACTGAACTTTATTCATTCCTAGAGAACGAGCGGCTTCTGTTTGACCATCATCAACGGCTTTAATCCCAGCACGGAATATCTCTGCTACATAGGCTGCACTATTTAATGATAAGGCGATTAAACTTGAAGCAATTGCTGATAAGTCTAAACCAATTACGTTTGAACCGAAAAATACAAGGAAAATTTGGACTAATAGCGGTGTCCCACGAACATATTCAATATAAACAAACGCTAGTGCTTTTAAAATTTTGTTTTTTGATAATTTCATTAGTGATAAAAATGCACCGATGACAGTTCCACACAATACTCCGACAAACGCTAAGAGTAAGGTATAAAGAGTCCCTTTGACATAGTAACTACCATATTTATTCCAGAAAGATTCTTCTCCTACCATGTAAGTCGCCGCTTTTTCTTTATATTCATCAATTAAGTTGTTCGCATGCATCTCTTCAATAGAAGCATTGACTTTGTCTAATAAAAGAGGAGCATCTTTTGATAAAGCAATAGAAGATTCTTTTTCATCTTCTTCAAACTCAACCGGAGAAAAAGCTAAGTCTTTGATTTGTGTTAAGTATGCTTCTGCAACAGGTCCATCGACAACAGCAGCATCAATTTTGTCATTTTGTAATTGTAAAACAATATCGGTGAATTTTTGTAGAGAAACACCTTTAGCGCCAACTAATTCATTGTTAACTAATTCTTCTTGAACGCTTTGTTTTTGAGCCCCAACTTTAAGGCCATCAAAATCTTCTAATGATTTAAATTTGTTTTTGTCGGCTTTTCTAACAATGATTCTATTTTTTGATGTATTATACGCGTTTGAGAAATTCACTTCTTTTTCACGTTCTGGTGTTGGGGTCATTCCTGAAATAATTAAGTCAATTTTATTGGTTTGAAGAGCCCCCAATAGACCATCGAAGCCCATTTCCGTTATTTTTAATTCTACGCCTAAATCTTCAGCAATTTTTTCAGCAATAGAGACATCCATTCCGACAACGCTGTCTTTGCCATCAACTGTTGCATGGAATTCATAAGGTGGGTAGTCGGCAGATAATCCGACATTTAGGACACCTTTATCAACGATTTTTTGATAGACGTCGTCTTGTACGTCATCAGCTAGTCCAATTGTTGGTAAAGTGAATAATAAAATAAATAATAAATAGTTGAAACGCTTGAATAATTTCATATGTCACACTCCTAATTTGTAATAACGAAGTTAAGTATAGTACGATAAGAATAAAAATGCAAGTATTATGTATATTTTTTATCTAAAAGGCGAATAAAATACGTTGTTCATGCATAAAAATATGAATTATGCATAAATAAAAGACGAAATGATCGATCATTTCGTCTTTTATTATTAGTTGTTTAATTCATGATCACGGCTGATAGTGGCATTAACTGCATTGAAGAGTGCTGTTGTTAGTTGATCTTTTTCCAATGAAGCAACCCCCTGAATGGTTGTGCCTCCTGGGGAACAGACTTGGTTGATTAAGTCCCAAGGAGCGAGTTCATTTTCTTTTAAGTTTAATAACGTGCCGATCATGGCATCAATGACAATTTCTCTAGACATTTGTAAAGGTAATCCTTGTGCCACAGCAGAACGACTCAATCCATCCACATACAATGAAGTAAAGGCAGGTGAGCAACCAGCAATAGCAGTAAACGTAACGAAGTCTTTTTCTTCAATTGTATAAGTTGTCCCAATCGAATTGAACAATCTCACTACGCGTTCACGTTCATCATGTGTTACGTTATCAGAAAAAGCAATGCCTGATACACTTTTTTGGAGGCTAATATTCATATTAGGCATTACTCGGATAATTTTTGCTTGTGGTTGTGTATATGCTTGTAGTTGTTTAATGGATATTCCCGCAGCAATAGAGATAATTAATTTATCTGTCCATAAGAAGGCATCAAGTTCTGGTAATAAACTAGCGAGAACTTGAGGTTTAGCACCTAATATAATGGTATCAGTTTGCTTAATTAAGTCTTCATTTGATTCAGCGTATTGAACAGCAAGTTCGTCTGCTTTAATTTTAGAACGTTCAAATGACGAAGCTGTTACATATACGTCTTCATTTGTTGCTAGTCCGCTCGACAACAAGCCTTTGATAATCCCACTATTCATATTTCCAGCACCTAAAAAGCCAATTTTACTCATACGTCTGCTCCTTTTTCTTTAAATAATAAACATAGCCCGCAAAGAGAATAGAACAGCTAATAAATAAGCCAACGCCTATTAAGAATCCTTGTGGTAAATAAGTCATTTCTATAGTATTTTCACCCATAGCTAGTGGTAGTGTAATAAAGCCATCCTCGAAGTCTTTTATTTCAACTGTTTTTCCGTTTACTTTAGCTTGCCATCCTTTATCAAAAGGAATTGTCGTGAATAAAATATTTTTATTTTCATCGACAACATTTGCAGTAGCTATAACGTGACGCCCATTGACATCCATGTTGACTGATTGATCGTTTACTTGCGTCATGGCTAGTTGATAGGCTGGAATATCAAGTAAAATAACCGGTGGATTCATAATCGTTAACTCACGTGTTCCGTAAAATTCAACACTAAATTCAAGGGTTGTGTCTGCATTATAGTAACCAAGGTCATAGTATTGCCCATTAACACTTAGCTGTGTTTTAGTTTTTCTACCATTAATAGTCAACTCAGCTGTGGAACTGCTTAACTCGCCAAAGTTAGTCGGAAAGATACTCATATAAGCTTGTTTGCCTGCAGGAATAGCGACTTTCCAAGTGATTTTTTTACCAATATTCCCTTGTTGTTCTGTAAGTGTCATGTGATTAGACTCATTGTAATGAAT is drawn from Vagococcus xieshaowenii and contains these coding sequences:
- a CDS encoding ABC transporter substrate-binding protein/permease, which codes for MKLFKRFNYLLFILLFTLPTIGLADDVQDDVYQKIVDKGVLNVGLSADYPPYEFHATVDGKDSVVGMDVSIAEKIAEDLGVELKITEMGFDGLLGALQTNKIDLIISGMTPTPEREKEVNFSNAYNTSKNRIIVRKADKNKFKSLEDFDGLKVGAQKQSVQEELVNNELVGAKGVSLQKFTDIVLQLQNDKIDAAVVDGPVAEAYLTQIKDLAFSPVEFEEDEKESSIALSKDAPLLLDKVNASIEEMHANNLIDEYKEKAATYMVGEESFWNKYGSYYVKGTLYTLLLAFVGVLCGTVIGAFLSLMKLSKNKILKALAFVYIEYVRGTPLLVQIFLVFFGSNVIGLDLSAIASSLIALSLNSAAYVAEIFRAGIKAVDDGQTEAARSLGMNKVQSLRHIVLPQAIKNILPALGNEFVTVIKESSVVSVIGVSELMFQSGVVQGASFKPFLPIVIASLIYFFLTFTLSRLLGVAERKMNNA
- a CDS encoding NAD(P)-dependent malic enzyme gives rise to the protein MGLREDALKLHEEHKGKISVESKLRVTNNEELSLAYSPGVAEPCKEIEANPDDSYRYTSRGNLVAVISDGTAVLGLGDIGPAAAMPVMEGKSILFKEFAGIDSIPLVVNETDTDKLIEIIQSLEYSFGGINLEDISSPRCFEIERRLKDVMSIPVFHDDQHGTAIVVASGLINSLKLVNKKMEDIKVVLNGPGAAGTAIIKLLQDFGVRNIVAVDRQGILEPSREGLNPHKQELANTTNPEKLSGDLAVAVNGADVFVGVSVAGALTPEMVETMAEDPIVFALANPVPEIMYDIAIEHGVKVMGTGRSDFPNQINNVLAFPGIFKGALSVRATQINEQMKMAAAKAIASLISEEELTAEYVIPNPFDKRVAEAVANAVAKTAIETGVARIN
- a CDS encoding amino acid ABC transporter ATP-binding protein, encoding MLNIKNLHKSFGQNEVLKGIDANIKQGEVVVVIGPSGSGKSTFLRCLNLLETPTQGTITFEGQNITDKNVDINKIREKMGMVFQNFNLFPHKTVLENITISPIQVKKEKPDVAKQTALELLEKVGLADKANAYPASLSGGQKQRVAIARALAMKPDVMLFDEPTSALDPEMVGEVLGVMQSLAQDGMTMVIVTHEMGFAREVADRVIFMADGYIQEEGTPEQIFTAPTNERTQDFLGKVL
- a CDS encoding MurR/RpiR family transcriptional regulator: MFNYLEVYDELTNSEKKVLTYIMAHFEEIPFMTINELSAETFVSKTVIINLSQKMGLDGFKEMKYAISLEMKNKRMIKRTESTSPKKKLESTIQKTFSIVNEEDILTSAKLLLKAKNIFIMARGTSKSCGYYLEHLLFSIGIHCFFINDYNHSESFTRLVDEDDVVILLSLSGSTKKILETAKLVHLKHANIISLTSFQANELSEYATLELFCHADQSDTKLDDANSRIGFFILIDLLINTLNNIKK
- the proC gene encoding pyrroline-5-carboxylate reductase codes for the protein MSKIGFLGAGNMNSGIIKGLLSSGLATNEDVYVTASSFERSKIKADELAVQYAESNEDLIKQTDTIILGAKPQVLASLLPELDAFLWTDKLIISIAAGISIKQLQAYTQPQAKIIRVMPNMNISLQKSVSGIAFSDNVTHDERERVVRLFNSIGTTYTIEEKDFVTFTAIAGCSPAFTSLYVDGLSRSAVAQGLPLQMSREIVIDAMIGTLLNLKENELAPWDLINQVCSPGGTTIQGVASLEKDQLTTALFNAVNATISRDHELNN
- a CDS encoding acyltransferase family protein — its product is MRTKRDSYFDNAKFILIILVVFTHFFMGMTEKRGIYEDIYYLLFTIHMPTFILISGFFSKNIFKDKKCLKKSIHFLWLYVLFQVLYTIFYFITGIDHSFHLSFLVPEWSLWFLLSMSFWYIGLFVLKKVPPYLAITVSLLLAILVGYLPEVGRELSLQRAFVFFPYFLIGFHLPKQFFEVFQSKKMKYVGGVALIILLFYVVAIDGANKYWFFGSKAYDDFMDLPEFGALIRLLFYCLSVIGVCGFLSLVPTKRQWYTDYGKNTLIVYLFHGFIVKLLRQYIPFESLSFIPSIIIFSFSALFISTLLATNSIKRATNWIITLF
- the fumC gene encoding class II fumarate hydratase, whose amino-acid sequence is MYRIEKDSLGEVKVDSEKKWGAQTQRSLENFVIGHNIIPLEVIYGLVEIKRSAAIVNHKLGKLSDDKSKAIITACDEILNGRYDDQFPLKIFQTGSGTQSNMNVNEVIAHLCNEQTPGLIHPNDDVNMSQSSNDTFPTAMHIAGYQAIVSKLLPELAKWVEELAILEKNNQHVIKIGRTHLQDATPLTFGQEISGWRVMIEKAQEFVMLGLEAIRHLTIGGTAVGTGLNAPKGFDQLMCEEISTHTELPFTSEENKFYGLTSHSELSFVHGALRALSGDLMKIANDIRWLASGPRSGLGEITIPSNEPGSSIMPGKVNPTQAEALTMVVCQVMGNDTTIQFASSQGNFELNVYKPVIISNFLESVNLLSDAMRSFRLNCLNGMEANEAAMEQGMKNSLMLVTALNPHIGYEKAAKVAKYAHENQTTLETAIITLGFATKEEFDEWLKPEEMI
- a CDS encoding pyridoxal phosphate-dependent aminotransferase; amino-acid sequence: MNRLLLNHYYQETPDNLFMQFADLAATTPNIIDLSIGDPDITTPSAIIEQAFQDAKNGHTHYTAANGSPELITAIQDYYVRNYHLSFEANQVFASVGALHGMYLALQVLINPGDEVILHDPYFSPYKEQVIAAGGIPIIIPTFEEDGFELNLTLLEQAITPQTKAIIINTPNNPTGAIFSKETLKGIATLAQKHNVYILSDEVYEAFCYRETFYPMAQFAPDHTLTFGSFSKSFAMTGWRLGYVIAPEYIIEAIGLLNENVAYSAPSISQQAGIYALTHATSLMAETKKVFEERIQLINQEVSRIPFLSMIPTKGSMYAFINISQTGLDSLTFAKKLLVEQHVLVIPGIAFGSAGENYIRIAATQPVNVLKKAFDKIALMND